Below is a genomic region from Timaviella obliquedivisa GSE-PSE-MK23-08B.
TTAATTTGCCGCCGAAGCTACCACACCCATGTAAATCCCAGCCAGGACAAACTGTGTTAGCTTTCTCTGTGCGGTCATAATACTTCGACAAGCGTTGTAGAAACGATCGCCCTAGCGTTAGCACAAACCCAATGTAAAACACCGAAGCTAGCAACGTTGACAGAGCGGCTACGATGCTATTGGTGCGGGTTACAGCGATCGCCATTGCTAACAAGCACCAAGCCGTCACATCATCCACCACCGCACAAGTTAGCGCCAGCGCCTCCAGCCGAGTTCCCTGCAAATTGTTCTCTGTGATAATTCGTGCCAAAACAGGGAATGCCGTGATAGACATAGCTGCTCCCAAAAACAGAGCAAATGCCGTAAACGAAACATCTGCATTGGAGACTTGCGGGTACAGCAACACCGCCAAAATAGTTCCCAACGAAAACGGCACCACAATGCTGACATGGGAAGTCAAAATCGCTGTCTGTATCTGCCCTTGCAAATACTTGGGGTTCAGATCCAGCCCAATCAAAAACACGAAAAAGATTAGCCCAATCTGTGACAGCACATTTAAAGACGGCACTGTTTCGGGTGGAAACAATGCCGCCGATAAACCGGGTGCAACCAATCCAAACAATGATGACCCCAACATGATCCCAGCAACAATTTCACCAATGACCAGGGGCTGACACAGCCAACGGAACCCTAATTCTACCAATCGGGATAGCCCAATCACCAAAAGGGACTTGAAGTAAGACAAGGACAAGGGTTGACATAATCTAAGAAGTACCCTGGAGCTTGAGGAAGATGCAAAACGCAGATGCAAAACGCTAAAAGCATTCAGTACAGTTTGTGCCTGAGTCGTGAATCTAGTCAAGCCGCCGATTTTGCACACGATCGCCCTCCTAACGGTTGCCCCTCAGGAAGCTTCCAAAAGCTCACTGCCTAGCCAGTCTCTAGAGTGAACTATAACCCCGCCATACACCCACCAACATTCCTTGAACGACGACTTCTGTAGCAAGGGCATCAATAGGCTTATAGTTGCGGTTCGCAGGCTTCAGACTCACCTGCCCTCCCTGCCGATGGTAATACTTCAAGGTCGAGCCATCATCTCCAACTCGAGCAGCAACGATCGTGCCATTTTTCAAGGACTTTGGATCAGGAACCGGACGCATAATCACCACATCGCCACTGTCAATTAAAGCGTCAATCATGCTGTCTCCCCGCACCCGTAAAGCATAGTCGCCAGGGCGCAGCATAGAACTAGAAAAATCGAGTTCCTCATTCACTTCTGGAAAGGTTTCGACGACCGAACCTGCGGCGATCGCCCCTAAAATAGGAATCCCTTGAGACTTCAAGATCCGAATGGTGCGGGCTTTTCCGTCCGTCCAATCAATGTATCCCTTCGTGCGCAAGTGCTCCAAGCGACTCTGCACAGGCGCAGGAGACTTCAACCCCATTGCCCGCATCATTTGTCGAATAGAAGGAGAATGTTGATTCTGCTTGATATAGTCAATCAGCCAGTCATAAAGCTGCTGTTGAACTTCGGTTAGGGTGTCCATAGTTGCTTGATAATTACTTTATAAAGCTTACATAGAGTTGTGGTACTCTCTCTTAAGAACAAGCGTACCACACCCTGAAGCGTTTTTCAGCCTTTTCCTGATAATTTGTACTAGAGCTAGTTTCAGGGTTATGAACCAGAGGCAAGAACTTTTAATAACCTCTTGAGCAGAAGGCTTCAAACGCTGGCTCGGTCTTAACGCAACCTAATTTCTGTCTAAACCGTCATCTTTCCTCTAGAATCTTAACAACGGTGAGAGGTTTAACAATCATGCGAGTTCTGCTAGTCTATCCCTTGTTTCCCAAAACCTTCTGGTCATACGAGAAGATTCTGGAACTGGTTAATCGTAAGGTATTGCTGCCGCCCCTAGGCTTAGTCACCGTAGCGGCAATTTTGCCCCAAGAATGGGAATTTGAACTGGTCGATCGCAACGTTCGAGCCGTTACTGAGGCTGAATGGGCATGGGCAGATATTGTCATCTTGTCGGCAATGATTGTCCAAAAAGATGATTTAGTGAATCAGATTAAAGAGGCAAAACGTCACGGAAAGTTAGTGGCTGTGGGTGGCCCCTATCCAACCTCTGTTCCTGATGAAGCGATGGCTGCCGGAGCAGATTATATGATTTTGGATGAGGGCGAAATTACTCTGCCGATGTTTGTCGAAGCCGTTCAACGTGGCGAAAAATCGGGGATGTTCCGCTCAGATGGGGAAAAGCCCGATGTGACAGGTACCCCGGTTCCTCGGTTTGACCTCTTGGAGCTAGAAGCCTACGATTCTATGTCTGTCCAGTTTTCGCGCGGCTGCCCTTTCCAGTGCGAATTCTGCGACATTATTGTGCTGTATGGTCGCAAACCACGCACGAAAGATCCGGCTCAGCTTCTTAAAGAACTCGATTGCCTTTACGAGCTAGGCTGGCGGCGCAGCGTTTTCATGGTGGACGACAATTTCATTGGCAATAAACGAAATGTTAAGCTGCTGCTCAAAGATTTGAAGGTCTGGCAAGAGGAACATCAGTATCCCTTTAGCTTTAATACCGAAGCCTCGATTGACCTGGCTCAAGACCCAGAGCTAATGGAGATGATGGTAGATTGTGCCTTCAACGCAGTTTTTCTGGGCATTGAAACCCCTGACGAGGATAGCCTCGCTATGACTAAGAAGTTTCAAAATACCCGTGGCTCTTTGGCAGAATCGGCAGAAGCGATCGCCAAAACGGGCTTACGAGTTATGGCGGGCTTCATTATTGGCTTTGATGGCGAAAAGCAAGGGGCTGGCGATCGCATCGTTCGTTTTGTCGAGCAAACCAACATTCCCACCACCACCTTCGCCATGTTGCAGGCGCTACCCAACACCGCCCTCTGGCATCGCCTGGAAAAAGAAGGCAGGCTACGGGCAGGCAAGTACGCCAACATTAACCAAACCACGTTAATGAACTTCATCCCCACCCGTCCCCTCGAAGACATCGCCCGCGAATATGTTGATGCCTTCAGCCGCATTTACGAACCCAAAACCTACCTCGATCGCGTCTATCGCCATTTCCTGACGCTAGGCGCACCCCGCCATAAAGCCCCGTTCAAGTTCCCCAGTCTCATAGACTTAAAGGCGTTAGCGACTGTCTGCTGGCGGCAAGGTCTTAAGCGCAACACCCGCTGGATGTTTTGGCATCACCTGTTTAGCATCATTCGCCACAACCCAGGCGTGTTTGATCACTACCTCTCGGTCTGTGCCCATAACGAGCACTTCATGGAGTATCGTCAAATTGTTAACGACGAAATTGAACAACAGCTTCAAGAGTTTTTAGCCCATGAAGAGCAGGTTCAAATAGCTAGTCAAGATGTAGAGGTGCTAGTTTAATTTTGAGAGCGGCAAATGATCTCTAAAACTGCTCAGTCACTACAGGTAAATCCAACTTTATCCACTTTGCTGGATGATCTGGGGGAAGAATGTGAAAATGTGCTTTCTCTGCTCAGTCAACTTAAGCTTTCTAACCTAACAGCCGATCAAAAAGGCGATCTTCTCGCTGAACTTACAGGATCTATTTGCCATATCCACGTTCATACAGAAGATCTTCCAGAGCTAGTTGAGAACGAAATTTTGACGTTACCCGATGACGCTTAAATCTAAGGTGCTGGCAAAATGGAAAAAGTTAATCTTGCCGAGAAGTTAGCAGTATTTGCTGATCACTGGA
It encodes:
- the lexA gene encoding transcriptional repressor LexA, producing MDTLTEVQQQLYDWLIDYIKQNQHSPSIRQMMRAMGLKSPAPVQSRLEHLRTKGYIDWTDGKARTIRILKSQGIPILGAIAAGSVVETFPEVNEELDFSSSMLRPGDYALRVRGDSMIDALIDSGDVVIMRPVPDPKSLKNGTIVAARVGDDGSTLKYYHRQGGQVSLKPANRNYKPIDALATEVVVQGMLVGVWRGYSSL
- a CDS encoding B12-binding domain-containing radical SAM protein; amino-acid sequence: MRVLLVYPLFPKTFWSYEKILELVNRKVLLPPLGLVTVAAILPQEWEFELVDRNVRAVTEAEWAWADIVILSAMIVQKDDLVNQIKEAKRHGKLVAVGGPYPTSVPDEAMAAGADYMILDEGEITLPMFVEAVQRGEKSGMFRSDGEKPDVTGTPVPRFDLLELEAYDSMSVQFSRGCPFQCEFCDIIVLYGRKPRTKDPAQLLKELDCLYELGWRRSVFMVDDNFIGNKRNVKLLLKDLKVWQEEHQYPFSFNTEASIDLAQDPELMEMMVDCAFNAVFLGIETPDEDSLAMTKKFQNTRGSLAESAEAIAKTGLRVMAGFIIGFDGEKQGAGDRIVRFVEQTNIPTTTFAMLQALPNTALWHRLEKEGRLRAGKYANINQTTLMNFIPTRPLEDIAREYVDAFSRIYEPKTYLDRVYRHFLTLGAPRHKAPFKFPSLIDLKALATVCWRQGLKRNTRWMFWHHLFSIIRHNPGVFDHYLSVCAHNEHFMEYRQIVNDEIEQQLQEFLAHEEQVQIASQDVEVLV